One segment of Carya illinoinensis cultivar Pawnee chromosome 1, C.illinoinensisPawnee_v1, whole genome shotgun sequence DNA contains the following:
- the LOC122318389 gene encoding COBRA-like protein 7, giving the protein MSDRFRHLVTILFLFAVLPFLAAQSPSKGADSCNGVYLSYTYSSGKKLMPNLTSDLSQQPYRFESDLTVLNNGLVDLKSWKVFVGFKHGEYLVSASNAVLSDGSRLPGSVKNGTVFSGYPMTDLKTAVETAGDLTQIQVQVHLVGTQFGVAPPKIPLPSNISLANDGWLCPSSSADGNVTEVCCTQDPNAKSNMTVDEEFLPRQSGDLTIMYDVIQTSESSYQAKVTLSNQNPLGRLDNWKLSWEWTRGEFIYAMKGAYPSVVDSSECIFGPQGAYYQDLDFSTVLNCERTPTIIDLPPTKYNDTTLGLTPYCCRNGTILPLEMDPSKSISAFQVQVFKMPPDLNRSLLIPPVNWKINGTLNPDYQCGQPVRVSPSEFPDRSGLPVNSTAIASWQVVCNITHPKGESPKCCVSFSAYYNESIIPCKTCACGCPSNTARTCSSTTPAMLLPSNALLLPFENRTALATAWAELKHQPVPNPMPCGDNCGVSINWHLYSDYTNGWSARITIFNWDETTLADWFAAVQLDKATPGFQAMYSFNGTTLALNGVNNTVFMQGLPGLNYLVAETDAANPEKDPRVPGKQQSVISFTKKKTPGISVTKGDGFPTKVYFNGEECSLPSVFPTGGGNRRGPLTVLSVLALLSMFI; this is encoded by the exons ATGTCCGATCGTTTCCGTCACCTCGTCACCATTTTGTTTCTATTCGCCGTTTTACCATTCTTGGCCGCTCAGTCTCCTTCGAAGGGCGCTGATTCGTGCAACGGCGTATACTTGTCCTACACTTACAGCAGCGGAAAGAAGCTCATGCCGAATCTCACGTCGGATCTGAGCCAGCAGCCCTACCGTTTCGAGTCCGATTTGACCGTGCTCAACAACGGGCTCGTGGACCTCAAGTCTTGGAAGGTCTTCGTGGGGTTCAAGCATGGCGAGTACTTGGTCTCTGCCTCCAACGCCGTTCTGTCCGACGGCTCCAGACTCCCCGGTAGCGTCAAAAACGGAACCGTTTTCTCCGGGTACCCGATGACGGACCTCAAAACGGCGGTGGAGACCGCGGGGGACTTGACCCAGATTCAGGTCCAGGTCCACTTGGTGGGGACGCAGTTCGGTGTTGCTCCACCTAAGATTCCGTTGCCCTCGAACATTTCGCTCGCCAATGATGGTTGGCTTTGTCCTAGCTCATCTGCAGATG GGAATGTTACTGAAGTTTGTTGCACACAAGACCCAAATGCTAAATCAAACATGACTGTAGATGAGGAGTTCCTGCCTCGCCAGAGTGGTGACCTTACTATTATGTATGATGTGATCCAAACATCTGAGTCAAGCTACCAGGCAAAGGTCACACTCTCAAACCAAAACCCTCTTGGCCGTCTTGATAACTGGAAATTGAGCTGGGAATGGACAAGAGGCGAATTCATCTATGCGATGAAAGGGGCATATCCATCTGTTGTCGATTCTTCTGAATGCATATTCGGACCTCAAGGTGCATATTACCAGGATTTAGACTTCTCCACTGTATTAAATTGTGAAAGAACTCCAACCATAATTGACCTGCCTCCAACCAAGTACAACGACACGACCCTTGGTTTGACCCCTTATTGTTGCCGAAATGGTACAATCTTGCCACTAGAGATGGACCCAAGCAAGTCAATTTCTGCATTCCAGGTTCAAGTGTTTAAAATGCCACCAGATCTCAATCGATCGCTGCTTATTCCACCAGTGAATTGGAAGATCAATGGTACACTCAACCCTGATTATCAATGTGGCCAGCCCGTGCGGGTGAGTCCTAGCGAATTTCCAGATCGAAGTGGTTTACCAGTAAATTCAACTGCAATTGCCAGTTGGCAGGTCGTCTGCAATATAACACATCCCAAGGGAGAAAGCCCCAAATGCTGCGTCTCATTTTCAGCATACTATAACGAGTCTATCATTCCATGCAAAACTTGTGCATGTGGGTGCCCTAGTAACACAGCTCGTACTTGTAGTTCGACAACGCCAGCTATGCTTCTTCCATCAAATGCGCTTCTTTTGCCTTTTGAAAATCGGACTGCCTTGGCCACAGCTTGGGCTGAACTTAAGCATCAACCAGTACCAAACCCGATGCCCTGTGGAGATAACTGTGGGGTCAGTATTAACTGGCATTTGTACTCGGACTACACTAACGGATGGAGCGCAAGAATCACGAtattcaattgggatgaaactaccTTAGCTGATTGGTTTGCTGCAGTGCAATTGGACAAGGCAACACCTGGTTTTCAAGCGATGTACTCATTCAATGGAACAACCTTGGCTTTAAATGGAGTCAACAATACGGTATTCATGCAGGGTCTTCCTGGATTAAATTATCTTGTGGCAGAAACAGATGCAGCTAACCCAGAAAAGGATCCCAGGGTGCCTGGTAAACAACAGTCTGTGATCTCCTTTACTAAGAAAAAGACCCCTGGAATTAGTGTGACTAAGGGAGATGGGTTTCCCACTAAAGTATACTTCAATGGAGAGGAGTGCTCATTGCCTTCAGTATTTCCAACTGGTGGTGGTAATAGAAGGGGTCCACTTACAGTTCTTTCAGTCCTAGCTCTTCTGTCCATGTTCATATAG